A single genomic interval of Bos taurus isolate L1 Dominette 01449 registration number 42190680 breed Hereford chromosome 6, ARS-UCD2.0, whole genome shotgun sequence harbors:
- the LOC104972669 gene encoding cytochrome c oxidase assembly factor 6 homolog, with translation MAAPSMKERQACCGARDEYWKCLDENTEDASKCKKLRSSFESSCPQQWIKYFDKRRDYLKFKEKFEAGDFQPSKMTAKS, from the coding sequence ATGGCAGCCCCATCTATGAAAGAAAGGCAGGCTTGTTGTGGAGCCCGCGATGAGTACTGGAAGTGTTTAGATGAGAACACAGAGGATGCTTCTAAGTGCAAGAAGTTAAGAAGCTCATTTGAATCAAGTTGTCCCCAACAGtggataaaatattttgataaaagaaGAGACTacttaaaattcaaagaaaaatttgaagcagGAGATTTCCAGCCTTCAAAAATGACTGCAAAGTCCTAG